CCCCAGGTGTGGCCTCCTGGGGAACCAAAGATGAGACGCCAGGACTTGGCACTCCTTGTACAACTAATAATACGAGGCGGGAGGCCCTCATAGCCTACCTCAGGTGCTCGGTCATTCTCTGTCCCACGCCGGTCTCCCAGCATGCAGCCTGACCGTCTACACCCACACCTGCAGTCCAGCCACTGCTTCCTACATCCTCCAGCATCTACCAGAAAGTCCAGATCCTCCGCTCAGCCCTCAGAGCCCACCACCTTCCCATCCCTACCCCTTTCCAGCTTCAGCTCCCAAACATCCCTCCTCATTCAATCCCTCCCAGGTTTCCGGCTCAGGAGTCATTGCTCTGGCCTCAGCACACACGGCTTGTATCTTGAACAACTTggtcctgcttctgcttcttccgTTGGATGCAAAGGACTAAATCTGTTCATGAATGGATACTAGacaaacatatttaaatgtaaGTGGAGGGATGACCCTCTGGGATCAAGGGCCTGGTCTGGAGAGGCAGCAAGGGGCAGATCTTTGGGCGGCCCACATTTCTGCACCGAGGTTATTCTGCATCCGTGGTGGCTTAGCTGAGGGCGGAAAGCCAAGGTCTCTGCAGGGCTGCAGGACCCAGCAGCAGGAACGGGTCTCTCAAGGGCTGATGCAGTGTCCTGCAAGAATTAACCTCTGTCAAGGCTAAGAATTGGCTAATTGGAGAATGTCCCACTAAGAGTCTAGTTGGCCAAGGAGGGCCTGCTGTGCTGACAAGTGGCATTCCCgcccaggtcccaggcacagCAGGAGGGATGGTAGGCCACCGGCTCCCAATGTGGGGTTTAACACAAAGGCCAGATCTGCCCAGTTGGCTGAGAGCTTCCAGAGCTGGAGAGGAGGCAGTGGCATTAGGAAAATGCCACTGGCAGTGGAGAGTGGAAAGAGGACATATTGATCTCTGCGGGAGCCCATGACATAGGGCTGGATGGGGAGATATGATCAGAAGGGTTTGCTGTGACTGGCCCCTCCAGTTCCTGGTGGTAGGGTGGCCCTGGAAAGAGAGTCTCTAGGGAGGAATGGAGTTCTCTAGGCTCGGTTCTGTGGGCATCTGGAACCCAGCCTGGGGTGTGGAAGACcgcaggggaggaagaagagtggAGGATGGCTGATCTAACAGAAACAGGGGATGACAGGGGATGTGCTCGGTGATAGGCATAGAGAGAGGAAACGGAAAGGAGCATCGATGAGGTCAGCCGGAATCGTGGTGGCCGGTGGGGTCAAGAATCACAGCAAGCAAACACCCGTGGCCTTGAGCCCCTCCTAGGTTTGGGAGCGCTCCTGGGGCTCTAGAAACATCCCACCGGACAGTCTACACCCTGGTGTTCTCCAGCCAGGTCAGCTGAGGATGATGGGTTGCGGTCCTGCCCTTTTCATGAAGGGTTTTGAGTTAAACGTATTTAGTGGGCAGGGCGGTTCCTTCTGGGATCAGGTCGTCCACGTCACTCAGAAGTTCGCGTTCACTGGTCGAGGCGGCCGTTTGCAGGTGGCGGAGGCGTGCCTGGAGCTGCTCCTGCTCCTTCTTGAGCTCCACGTAGGAGTGCGAGAAGGTGTGGAAGATGGACGTAGCTGGGAAGGCCATGATGAGGATCCCACTCAGGATACTGCTCAGGGCCACCATCTGGCCCGGCACGCTGCGCGGGACCATGTCTCCGTAGCCCACCGTCGTCATGGAGATGACGGCCCACCAATAGGAGGCCGGGATGCTGGTGAACTCCAGGACGCGGCCCGACTCGTTCTCCGCCACGTAGaccagaggggagaagagggtgaCGGCCacgcagaggaagaggaggagcaggCCGAACTCGCGCGTGCAGCGGCGCACGGTGAGGCCCAGGGTCTGCAGCCCCAGCGAGTGGCGGGCCAGGCGCATCACATAGAGGATCCGCAGCGCCCGCAGCACGCGCAGCGCCAGCCCCACCTTCTCCAGGTACGAGCCGCCCGCCGGCCTCTCGCCGTCCTCCCGGGGCTCACCCGACACCGCCAGCGACACGTAGTACGGGGAGATGGCCAGGATGTCGATGATGTTCAGGGGCCCTTGGAAGAACTGGCACTTGTCCTGGGCCTGGACAAACCGCAGACAGAACTCCAGGGAAAACCAGGCCACGCAGACGGTCTCCACGATGAAAATGTAGTAGCACTTCTGAGAGCACTCACCCTGGGGAGGTGACAAAATGCAGAATGAGGTGGGCAGCCGCGCCGGGTAAGGGGGAGTAGCCATGCCGAGAAGCGACTCCATGTATCCACAGTGATCTTGACATCAATATCAATACCCGTATGTATCAATGTAGATTCTGTATGAATTCCGTACATACTATATcgttgttctctgtatttgtgtatTATCTAGCATCTGTCACGATTGAGTTCCATGTGCTGTAGACTCTCATTTGTCCACCCAAATCCCCTTTTTATATAGTTCTCAATTTGTGGCTGGGCACACGGCCCACCAGCTAGATCAGGGACCACCCTTACGGCCTCCCTGGCAGCGAGGTGTAGCCAAAAAACTAAGAACGCACCCACAAAACGTGAACAGAAACGATGTGCTATCTCCTGTTCCAGGACTTAGGATGTTGGCCTGACTTCCTACACACTCTTCCTCACTGTCAGCTGGGACAACGCACATGGCCCTGCAACCCAGCTTAGAACCTACAGATTGGACCAGCCCCCCAGGAGAGGATGGAGCGGGAAGGCGGAAACAATCCTGGGTCTCAGGTAAGAGCTGCTCACTCACTTTGATCCCTCTTTGCAAGAGAATTCAacatctattttgtttgtttgtttgtttgtttgtttgggggggggcagagggagaaggagagagaatctcaagcagactccacgtccTGCacagagccagacgcagggctccaactcacagccctgaggtcctgacctgagctgaagtcgagAGTGGGTGCTtgaccggctgagccacccaggagccccaacgtCTATTTTGTTGAAAGCCATtctctcttggggcctttttgttacagcagccaacCTTCACCTTCACTAATATCAGCCCCTTTTGTGTACTGTGCCCTGCTCTAGTGCTGTCACTTATGCCACACACTGGTGTTGTGAGCAGGCAGTGTGACCCCATTTTGTGTCCAGGACATGGTTCCGAGCAGTGAGATGACTTTGCCGGAGCTCACATGCAGCACAGATGTTCTCTCACCACTGTATGCTATTTTGTAACTTCCTTGCCTGCCATCCCTCATTCATTCGTCCAACAAAAATGCACAGAGGGCTCACCTGTGCCAGGCTCCCAGGCTCTGGGGGTAAAGTCATAGAGAAGCAGGTGTCGTTTCTGGGAGCTTGGCTCGTGCGGCAGAGACGGCTCCCGTGTCCCTGGTGCAGCCCTGTGATACATGACTACAATTTTTCATGCAGTCTGTTTCCCTCCAGAGATTGCAGCTAGGTGGGGGCTGCTGCGGATTTGCTGTTGGCATGGTTCATGCCCCCTGCCTGGCTCCTAAGAGCAAATTCCACTAGCCACCGTGCTGCTCCAAGTATGGTCCTTGAACTGAAAGCATCAGCCTCCCCTGAGAACTTTCAAGAAACACAGAATCTTGGGCCCCGCCACATCCCTAAGGAATCAGAATTTGCTTCTTAAAAAGACCCCCTAGTGATTCGTGTGCTCATCAAAGTTCGAGAAGCTCTGGTCtagtgcagtggttctcagctttgcctgcacattagaatcacatGGGGGCTTTGAAAAACCCCTGATGCCTGGGCCAGGACCTCAGATTCTAATGTAGTTGATTGAGGTTGATCTGAGtggtagaattttccagaagtcccatagatgattctttttttttttttttttaaagattttatttatttatttaacagagatagagacagccagtgagagagggaacacaagcagggggagtgggagaggaagaagcgggctcatagcggaggagcctgatgtggggctcgatcccataacgccaggatcacgccctgagctgaaggcagatgcttaacaactacgccacccaggcgcccctcttttttttttttttaagattttatttatttattcgacagagatagagacagccagcgagagagggaacacaagcagggggagtgggagaggaagaagcaggctcatagtggaggagcctgatgtggggctcgatcccataacgccgggatcacgccctgagccaaaggcagacgcttaaccactgtgccacccaggcgcccccccccccatagatgATTCTAATGCaaagccagggttgagaacctgAGTccaaatattacatatatatatatatatatatatatatatatatatatatatatatatatatgatggatgAGTGAAGGAATGGCCAAAGCCAGTTGCCTGAATGAAAAGCAAGATGTTGACAACTGCAGTTTTCTTTGGATTAAAAACCTCTgaagtggaaaaagaaattatttccagTGCTTGGGCCCAAAGGAATACTGAATTGAAATGAAACGCTCTTTCTGTCTGGCTGCCGGAGGAAGAGAAACAGGTGTTCTGTTCCCATCGCAATGTGCCTGTCTATGTCTGAGACTCAGGTTCAAATCTCACACTTCCACTTACTCTGAAGACTAACCCTAGGATCGCCCCCCTGGATCTGTGGTTCTCTACCCTGAGAGAGGGGTGGTGAATAGAAACGAGGCATATAGAAGTAAGCAGACAGCTGCTTACAGGCGCACAATACGCTGTAGCTCTCTGTGTGAGATGATTCTCTGGTTACAGGCATAGCCTGCCCGGTCAGTGTAAGGACAACAATACCCTTCTCCTCTTGCTGGATTGTACAGGAAGGGGAGGAACTTCTTCAACACATGAGAGGtctttgccacaaccacctggggtTTG
This genomic window from Ursus arctos isolate Adak ecotype North America unplaced genomic scaffold, UrsArc2.0 scaffold_19, whole genome shotgun sequence contains:
- the KCNG4 gene encoding potassium voltage-gated channel subfamily G member 4; translation: MPMPFRARGLPPRHRHRGSCSPLSPLLPGRLPPPSAKGLYYRRARKVGALDASPAADLKKEILVNVGGRRYVLPWSTLDEFPLSRLSRLRLCRNHEEIAQLCDDYDEDNQEFFFDRSPSAFSMIVSFLAAGRLALLRETCVLSFREELAYWGIEEAHLEKCCLRELLRRLEELAELRQQGTLHLRREARRPAGDPSRWGVFMHWLRETVENPRSGLPGKVFACLSILFVATTAVSLCVSTMPDLRAEEDKGECSQKCYYIFIVETVCVAWFSLEFCLRFVQAQDKCQFFQGPLNIIDILAISPYYVSLAVSGEPREDGERPAGGSYLEKVGLALRVLRALRILYVMRLARHSLGLQTLGLTVRRCTREFGLLLLFLCVAVTLFSPLVYVAENESGRVLEFTSIPASYWWAVISMTTVGYGDMVPRSVPGQMVALSSILSGILIMAFPATSIFHTFSHSYVELKKEQEQLQARLRHLQTAASTSERELLSDVDDLIPEGTALPTKYV